GGAAGGAATAGCAATGAATGTTACAGTTGAAAATTTAAGTCCGATTAAAAAGAAGCTTAGTCTTGAGATCGCAGCAGAAACAGTTGCTGTAGAGCTGGAAAATGCTTATAAAAAAATAGCTAAAACTGCTGCTGTCAAAGGGTTTCGTAAAGGGAAAGTTCCAAGAGAGATTTTGAGGAAGCATTATGGATCACGGGCCCAGTATGATGCAACGGGACCGTTGATTAATAACAGTCTTTATAAAGCTTTGCTGGATAATAAAATTGAGGCCGTCTCGCAACCGGAAGTTGTTAATTCCGGGGTTGTTGAAGAAGGAAAATCTTTCAGTTATGAGGCTGAGGTTGAGGTCCGCCCTGAAATTGTGGCCAAGGATTACAGTAATCTCAATCTTGAAAAAGAAAAATTTTCCTTTGATGAAAGTGTAGTTGAAAAACAACTGGAGCAAATGGCGAACTCAAAGATGCAACTTGAGGTTACAAGCCGCAAAAAAGCTCGCGATGGCGATACGGTTGTTATTGACTTTGAGGGTTTTATCAATGATACCCCATTTGAAAACGGGTCAGCGAAAGATTTTGAGCTGGCTCTTGGCTCAAACAGCTTTATCCCCGGTTTTGAATCTCAGTTGGTAGGAATGAAACGTGATCAGGAGAAAGAGGTTGACGTGACTTTTCCTGAGGGTTATGGGGCAAAAGATTTAGCTGGTAAACCGGCAAAATTTAAAGTCCTGGTGAAAGAAATCAAGGAAAAGAACATTCCTGAAATAAACGATGCTTTTGCGAAAGAGTTTGAAGCCGAAAGTCTGGATCAACTCAAAGAGCAGATCAAAGAGCATGCCATGGCTCAGGAAAAGCAGCGCATTGAAGGACAACTGCAAGAAAATATGATGAATGCACTGGTTGCGAACAATGCTTTTGATGTGCCTGAAGGGATGATCAAAAATCAGTTGCTTCATCTGAAGGACAACTTTACTCAGAAACTTAAAGAGCAGGGAATGACTCTTGAGATGCTGGGGATGAATGATGAAACTTTTTTCACCACTTATCGTGATATGGCAACCCAGCAGGTTAAAGGGGAACTTATTCTGGACGCAATAGCGACTCAAGAGGAGATTGTTGTTGAAGATTCCGCTGTTGAGGAAAAAATGCAAGCCTTTGCAGATCAAAGCAATGTCCCCCTGGAGCAAGTGCAGAAGTATTTTGAGAATGCCCAGGCTATGGCAGGATTAAAGGGGCAAATTCTCCAGGAAAAAACATCCAGGTTTTTGCTTGAAAGTGCGACTATTGCCGAAGTGGAGCCGCAGCAACCAGAGCAAGCGGTTGCCGATGACAGTGAAAAAGAGGAGTCTTGATATGAGTCTAGTGCCTATGGTTGTTGAAGATAGTGGCCGAGGTGAACGGGCTTATGATATTTATTCCCGTTTATTAAAAGACCGGATTATCTTCCTTGGGGGCGAGATTGAGGACCATATGGCCAA
This window of the uncultured Desulfuromusa sp. genome carries:
- the tig gene encoding trigger factor, whose protein sequence is MNVTVENLSPIKKKLSLEIAAETVAVELENAYKKIAKTAAVKGFRKGKVPREILRKHYGSRAQYDATGPLINNSLYKALLDNKIEAVSQPEVVNSGVVEEGKSFSYEAEVEVRPEIVAKDYSNLNLEKEKFSFDESVVEKQLEQMANSKMQLEVTSRKKARDGDTVVIDFEGFINDTPFENGSAKDFELALGSNSFIPGFESQLVGMKRDQEKEVDVTFPEGYGAKDLAGKPAKFKVLVKEIKEKNIPEINDAFAKEFEAESLDQLKEQIKEHAMAQEKQRIEGQLQENMMNALVANNAFDVPEGMIKNQLLHLKDNFTQKLKEQGMTLEMLGMNDETFFTTYRDMATQQVKGELILDAIATQEEIVVEDSAVEEKMQAFADQSNVPLEQVQKYFENAQAMAGLKGQILQEKTSRFLLESATIAEVEPQQPEQAVADDSEKEES